The DNA region NNNNNNNNNNNNNNNNNNNNNNNNNNNNNNNNNNNNNNNNNNNNNNNNNNNNNNNNNNNNNNNNNNNNNNNNNNNNNNNNNNNNNNNNNNNNNNNNNNNNNNNNNNNNNNNNNNNNNNNNNNNNNNNNNNNNNNNNNNNNNNNNNNNNNNNNNNNNNNNNNNNNNNNNNNNNNNNNNNNNNNNNNNNNNNNNNNNNNNNNNNNNNNNNNNNNNNNNNNNNNNNNNNNNNNNNNNNNNNNNNNNNNNNNNNNNNNNNNNNNNNNNNNNNNNNNNNNNNNNNNNNNNNNNNNNNNNNNNNNNNNNNNNNNNNNNNNNNNNNNNNNNNNNNNNNNNNNNNNNNNNNNNNNNNNNNNNNNNNNNNNNNNNNNNNNNNNNNNNNNNNNNNNNNNNNNNNNNNNNNNNNNNNNNNNNNNNNNNNNNNNNNNNNNNNNNNNNNNNNNNNNNNNNNNNNNNNNNNNNGCGTTATCTCACTGACCGtcatgttattggacactttcactcctggattaaattaataatgcttgattgtgaatagtgaatttctgaaactgctgattttgaatgatgctgcatccatactGTAAGTCTAAAATGACattaacaaaaagttactgagtgaacCTACCTTTTAATTCACAATTTTCAATTAAAGTTCATTAGAACTAAACATATTTGCAAAGGAGTAAAATTCATAACTTCATACTTAAATCATGAGTGTCCTggctttacaattttttttttttgttgttaaatttacCATTGTTCATGCATAGTATCCAGAGTTTAAATATAGTATTAGTAAGATAATGTCtatcacaaataaaaacaaaaagaaaaatcaccATGGTTAGCTGTAATTATTGTAtgtaataggcctacattttttaaataaataaatacaaatacataataataatctatggaatttgtaatggaaaaacaatatcctaaacgcatgtagaaataataaaaacaaccttcataaaagtgacttttattgccctaatatacaatattaacatttattacaaatatatacactatttctGGCCAAAAAACATAGTTACTACTCCAGttaatgttactacagtaacagtCGGGTATATTTAGGGTGCTGATTTGTGTAATGAAAAGTTTATAATTACCGTTGTGAATGGAACATTGTTTTCGTGTTTACCACGTCACTGTAGTTTCATATGATGGGCTGTTTAATCTTATTTAGCTTTAGCACAGAGTCTTTAAGTGTCTCATATCAGATGGGTTTATAACAGAGAATTcaatgtaaaattcaaatgggtcgTACACGACAGCACACCGCAAGCACAGAACAGGTTCATCAGATTGGTGAGACCAACCCGCTTTTACTTTGCTCTGTCCGGTAAAATGCGATGTGCAGCTTCAGGTAGCGCCATTTCATCACACCCATAGTATTTCTAGACATTAAATAATCCAGCCAACTGTCTAAACTAAAGACATTATGCAACTAACTACATGCATGCAGACACTCAAAGGAGATATCAACCATTTTTTTATTAAGGTGTACATAGCATcctaaattaatttgaatatgGAAAAAATTTGAGGTCCAGACCTATTCATCCTTTGTGTTGTAATACAATCATTAGGCTATACAGTATgatattatatttttacttagAGCTATGGAAGATGGAGATAAACTTCATGCATTGCTTAACCCTATTATATAGTACATTTTCTTTAGGTAGCTAGTCGGATTATTGCTACAAACAACACGCTGTAGGTTGGTTTTCCTCCTGTCTTCCCTAATTTGAGTCACCAGCCGCCTGATATGACAAACAGTGAATTTTGTAAACAAACTGACTATTCAAGTTCTAGTTTAATAGGTCATCCTTGTTATTACTAGTAAGTGAAAAACAGGTTAATTTACCTTATGGTCCAAATTGCAAGAGAGGGTGCTGCACAAGGGCAATTTTTTCTAGCTGGGCATTGACTCAAATTATAGTGACGTTGGAAGATACTTGACTAAAAGTTGAATTGATTCAGtacataaacataattttcttaAACTGATGCATGTTTTGACCTCTACATTTCTTAGTATGTGTACTGTTATCCCTTTGATGTTTGCTTCACAATGGTTGTCCTcttgaaatgtctcaaacagtAACTTACTGATTAATTGTGTGCTTCACATGTCTCTAGACAACAGATGACGTCACCAAAGAAGCTGAAGGTTGAGGTGGAAGGCTTCATCCATGAGGTCTCTGATGTGAAAGAAGGGGCCTCCAGGAAAAAATACTTCACTGCAGTAATGCAAGAGGCAAAAAAGCACACCAAAATGGTGATATTCTCACCACAGCGCCATAATTGGTTCAACTGTGCAGAAAAAGACGAGTAAGTGTGTtgtgaaaacttaaaaaaaaaaaaaaagtatcaccTTACATAAAATTGGTCAGCtagtttttgttacttttgtgaaaaaataaatagaactTGTGGATTTATGACTAATTATGCTATTGTGTATACAATTGTTTCCCAACACCCTTTCTATTTTTACTTGTTTAGAAGTCCAGTAAAAGTTGAAAATATAATTCTGAGTCCCTCACGCCAAAAACAAGGAGACCATGATATTTTGGTCAACGATAAATCAAGGCTGACTTGCGTGAGAGACCTGGCCTTCGTTTTTGACAAGAAGCCATATTCTGATGTGCACTTAAGAACATTGAGCGACATCCTGGCTGATCCTAGGGAGCATCAAAGAGTGAGTAAATTGAAATGCTTGATCTTGTTTTTATTCTCTCGAGAGCACTGAATGAAGTATGAAGACGTGTTTGTTTCTTGTGTTATCTGTTGTGGTCCTTTCTTTTCAAATAATACTGCAGTGCCCATTAGCCAATGCTATGCAGCAAACAAAGTTAAGGAACCTTTAATGTATCTGTCATGTAAGGTATTGGTTTATATTGTTTGCCTTATTTGAAGGTAAATGTGGTGGTGAAGATAATGGAGGAGAGGGAGAAAGGCAGCAGCGTTACAAGGTCAAACAAAATGATGAACAGGACGTCGTATGCCATCTCTGATAAGACGGCTTCAATTTTGATAACCATTTGGGGTGATGACACCCTGAGAATCGACAAGTGCAGACCTGCCAACCTGTATGCATTTTGCGTAGCGGTTACGCATTTTGAACTCAAATTACGCTGATACGATTTGTCACTCTAAAACTACGCATAACCTGGTGACCCGCCTCTTTTCACGCGCAGTCCTCAAATCAAGCAACAGCAAATGAA from Xyrauchen texanus isolate HMW12.3.18 chromosome 50, RBS_HiC_50CHRs, whole genome shotgun sequence includes:
- the LOC127640931 gene encoding uncharacterized protein LOC127640931, with amino-acid sequence MTSPKKLKVEVEGFIHEVSDVKEGASRKKYFTAVMQEAKKHTKMVIFSPQRHNWFNCAEKDESPVKVENIILSPSRQKQGDHDILVNDKSRLTCVRDLAFVFDKKPYSDVHLRTLSDILADPREHQRVNVVVKIMEEREKGSSVTRSNKMMNRTSYAISDKTASILITIWGDDTLRIDKCRPANLYAFCVAVTHFELKLR